One genomic region from Pempheris klunzingeri isolate RE-2024b chromosome 4, fPemKlu1.hap1, whole genome shotgun sequence encodes:
- the cbln18 gene encoding cerebellin 18, with protein sequence MVVLPVLFLLESLFFCGHVEAQSAAIEILKHAAVQWEGPLTCNKWDCNCTFNYQRGCCCAANDMYQLEDDTFTRIKYLWEHISALNSRVQGLTAGVKVAFKATMDPNIAITIPPSTVGCFGPFNINVPIPYSSVTLNHGNGYNPSLGVFTAPRAGVYVFSFTVYSSVGKMERLYHKVQLMKNGMVAVSVWENNREDVEDSASQVVVLEMQRGDQVYMELMSGRKICEHLQHNIFTGYMAYPNIDE encoded by the exons ATGGTTGTATTACCGGTTTTGTTCCTGTTGGAGTCGCTGTTTTTCTGTGGGCATGTGGAGGCCCAGTCAGCAGCCATTGAAATACTGAAACATGCTGCAG TCCAATGGGAGGGACCTCTGACCTGTAACAAGTGGGACTGCAACTGTACTTTCAATTACCAGcgtggctgctgctgtgcagcCAACGATATGTACCAGTTAGAGGACGATACCTTCACAAGGATTAAATATTTGTGGGAACATATCAGCGCACTGAACAGCAGAGTACAGGGCCTTACAG CTGGTGTCAAGGTTGCCTTCAAAGCCACCATGGACCCAAATATTGCCATCACAATTCCTCCTTCTACTGTAGGTTGCTTTGGTCCTTTCAATATTAATGTTCCAATACCCTACTCCTCCGTCACTCTTAACCATGGCAATGGATATAACCCTTCCTTGG GTGTCTTCACTGCCCCTCGTGctggtgtttatgtgttttcCTTCACAGTCTACTCATCTGTGGGAAAGATGGAGCGCCTTTACCATAAA GTCCAGCTGATGAAGAATGGGATGGTGGCGGTCAGCGTATGGGAGAACAATCGAGAAGATGTTGAAGACAGTGCCAGTCAA GTTGTGGTACTGGAGATGCAGAGAGGTGATCAGGTCTACATGGAGCTGATGTCTGGGAGAAAGATCTGTGAACACCTACAGCACAATATCTTCACTGGTTACATGGCATATCCCAACATTGATGAGTGA
- the LOC139199569 gene encoding complement C1q-like protein 2, translated as MRAIVLLCLLQTSYAALSPFSWNGPSATVGVPNADSACSTDQGSCGCCLMLQQMNKLQSYFSTSLDKLEEEYSQTKQSLNKIEASRTAFSVALFGDDRFKCQGPFEVNTRIVYKHIFLNLGDGYNETTGIFTVPRSGVYSIALTVYSDAGSPGELLAACANLQINDQVVAGSRDRNENDQEDSSSVVLVLHLDAGDRVSVNLPTGCFLCDDDSHYNTFSAFLLYVTE; from the exons ATGAGAG CTATTGTAttgctgtgtctgctgcagaCAAGCTATGCAGCTTTAAGTCCCTTCAGCTGGAACGGACCAAGCGCTACAGTAGGGGTTCCAAATGCAGACAGTG CATGTTCCACGGACCAGGGctcctgtggctgctgtctgaTGCTGCAACAGATGAACAAACTGCAGTCGTACTTTAGCACAAGCCTGGATAAATTAGAGGAGGAATACtcacaaacaaagcaaagtcTCAACAAAATCGAAG CCAGCCGTACTGCTTTCTCTGTTGCTCTATTCGGTGATGACCGTTTTAAGTGTCAAGGCCCCTTTGAAGTCAACACCCGCATCGTCTACAAACATATCTTCCTTAACCTGGGTGACGGCTACAATGAGACCACTGGTATCTTCACTGTTCCCCGTTCTGGTGTCTACAGCATCGCCCTCACCGTCTACAGTGATGCTGGTTCTCCTGGTGAACTTTTGGCTGCCTGCGCTAATCTGCAAATTAATGACCAAGTGGTGGCTGGGTCCAGAGACCGAAATGAGAATGACCAGGAGGACAGTTCCTCTGTTGTTTTGGTCCTGCACTTGGATGCTGGTGACCGGGTGTCTGTTAACCTGCCCACTGGATGTTTCCTCTGTGATGATGATAGCCACTATAACACTTTCAGTGCCTTTCTCCTTTATGTTACTGAATAA